A window from Lates calcarifer isolate ASB-BC8 linkage group LG7_2, TLL_Latcal_v3, whole genome shotgun sequence encodes these proteins:
- the f7i gene encoding coagulation factor VIIi: protein MLLRSCCTVWILILGITTAAVFVEKRKANTVLQRWRRANSGFLEELKQGNLERECIEEICDYEEAREVFEDDGKTRQFWLTYERRDPCLVNPCKNNGTCLYMGTAYECQCPEGFEGRYCQTVFEDSLKCLYQNGHCEQFCDGSGDRRKCSCADGYKLGEDGRQCIANVEYPCGQVAPQETGLNQSVVGQTRLVGSNHCPRGECPWQVLVQLNGNSHCGGVLINPNWVITAAHCIHGNNSQNLTVVAGEHNLDVEEGTEQRVPVSMAIAHDSYVPASGDSDVALLHLSRPVTLNRHAIPVCLPTKDFSERELLLVRYHTVSGWGKRTTGGNSETPGAPPGAPVSPVLRRMSVPIIQNSQCSQRAQFNFTSNMLCAGYLEGRQDSCRGDDGSPLVTKYGSTHFLTGVVGWGRGCSQPGFYGVYANMANFVDWVNNTVKNPPTMMTTSDLQQKPV, encoded by the exons AtgctgctgaggagctgctgcacTGTCTGGATCCTGATTCTGGGCATCACCACTGCTGCAG tgtttgtcGAGAAGCGCAAAGCTAACACTGTTCTGCAAAGATGGCGCAGAGCGAACAGCGGCTTCCTGGAGGAGTTAAAACAAGGAAACCTGGAGAGGGAGTGCATCGAGGAGATCTGCGACTACGAGGAGGCTCGAGAAGTCTTTGAAGATGACGGCAAGACG AGGCAGTTCTGGCTGACGTATGAAC GTCGTGACCCCTGTCTGGTCAACCCCTGTAAGAACAATGGGACATGTCTGTACATGGGGACCGCCTATGAGTGTCAGTGTCCTGAGGGATTTGAAGGACGATACTGTCAGACag TGTTTGAAGACTCACTGAAGTGCCTTTACCAGAACGGACACTGTGAACAGTTCTGCGACGGCTCCGGAGACAGACGGAAATGTTCCTGTGCTGACGGATACAAACTGGGAGAGGACGGACGACAGTGCATCGCTAACG TGGAGTATCCCTGCGGTCAGGTGGCTCCACAGGAAACAGGCCTGAACCAGAGCGTCGTGGGTCAAACCAGACTGGTGGGATCCAACCACTGTCCCAGAGGAGAGTGTCCCTGGCAG gttctggttcagttGAATGGGAACAGTCACTGTGGAGGAGTTCTGATTAATCCAAACTGGGTCATCACTGCTGCCCACTGTATCCATGGCAACAACAGCCAAAACCTGACTGTGGTGGCAG GCGAACATAACCTGGACGTAGAAGAAGGCACAGAACAGAGGGTACCTGTTTCCATGGCGATCGCCCATGACAGTTACGTCCCGGCGTCAGGTGACAGTGACGTCGCTCTGCTGCACCTGAGTCGACCAGTCACCTTGAACCGTCACGCGATCCCCGTCTGCCTGCCCACCAAAGACTTCTCAGAGCGGGAGCTCCTGTTAGTCCGCTACCACACCGTGTCTGGCTGGGGCAAGAGGACCACGGGGGGCAACTCCGAGACCCCGGGCGCCCCGCCCGGCGCTCCGGTCTCCCCCGTCCTCCGCAGAATGTCCGTCCCCATCATCCAGAACTCCCAGTGCTCCCAGAGAGCCCAGTTCAACTTCACCAGTAACATGCTGTGCGCCGGGTACCTGGAGGGTCGCCAGGACAGTTGCCGTGGAGACGACGGCAGCCCGCTGGTCACAAAGTACGGCTCCACCCACTTCCTGACGGGCGTGGTCGGCTGGGGGCGGGGCTGTTCGCAGCCCGGGTTCTACGGGGTCTACGCCAACATGGCCAACTTCGTGGACTGGGTGAACAACACCGTGAAGAACCCGCCCACCATGATGACAACCAGTGACCTGCAACAGAAACCTgtttaa